In Paenibacillus dendritiformis, the DNA window AAGAAAGGATTACAGAGTGAAGAAGACTCATTTATAGAGAGAACACCACAATGGGATTTTTTAATAGATAGAAGTAATAAGATAGAAGCACCTGACATTGCTAAACCAGGTGATGAAATTTTTGAAGTCAAAGAAATAATCGAGCAGCTAACTCAATCAAGAGAGAGGTTATCCGAAGTATTAAACAGAGTAGAAGACCCATCACTGCTAAGCAGAAGACATTTTGTACACCCGGTTTTTAAAGAGATGTTATTAATTGAATGGGTTAGATCACTGTACTTGCATGAACAAAGACATCTTAGACAAATTATTGAAATTATAGAAGGAATGTAAGTAAGGCATCTGCTAAAAACATCAGCATCAGGAGGAACCGATGACCCATTATCCCATCGATATTGCGAACTTTCATGATACGATTCTTCAACTTCAAGGAATATCTGCGATCGAAAGCGGCGTCGAGAACCTGGAGCCCATCGATGCGGAGATGCTGCCGCTCTCCGCATGCGCTCATCTGCCTCATGCCGCGCTGCGGCGCACGGGAGGCGGACTGGCAAACGAGGTTCTTGTCCAGTTCGAGTTCGCCATTGACCCTACAAGAGAAGGCTTGCAGTCATTGGAATTCCTTGCATGGTTCGTCCGGGATTGCGCGCGGGAAGGCGCAAAAATTCAATTGCGCCCCTTTGCGCTTCCTCCGGAAACGTCCAATGGCAGACAATTGGGGACGACGTTGAAATTCCATATCGATCTGTTTGTCGACGGAATCGAGGATACATTAGAGCCCGCATTTGCTGCGATTCGTCAGCTCAACCAATCGCTCAAGCTGGCGGTGGAACTGTACAAAATCCCGGTCAAGTGAGCGCGCAGATCATTTGTCAGAAACAAAGGCTCAAAGGAAAGCGGGAAGTCATATGGGAATCGCTTATCAGTTAAAATGCGGGCATTGCGCGTACCGGCTATCTTCATAATGACTTGTACTTGAAGATTCTCGGATACCGATCAG includes these proteins:
- a CDS encoding DinB family protein codes for the protein MELNELNQKLKETRDELLGILTALSEEQLSKRKEPNSWNISQVCQHLSKTEELYAIALKKGLQSEEDSFIERTPQWDFLIDRSNKIEAPDIAKPGDEIFEVKEIIEQLTQSRERLSEVLNRVEDPSLLSRRHFVHPVFKEMLLIEWVRSLYLHEQRHLRQIIEIIEGM